GAACACGACGCACGCTTTGACAGTTTTGCGCTCTGAAAGAGCAGTATTCGCATCCGTTTACGCATTTGCTCGACAGATAAAGCGGCGCAAAAGTGACTATTCGGTTGTCGTAAACTTTTAGTTTTATTTCTAATGCCGCTTTTTCCATTTCGGCAATCAAATCTTTGTCTTCTACGTTTAAGAGCGCGGCGGTCTCTTCGGGTAAAAGCGTCTCGAGCGACTTGGATTTTTCTATGATTTCGCGAATGTAATTTTTATCGGGATTTGCTTGGTTTTTGAGCGCGTTTGCAATTAAATTTTCGTCAATAAAATCGCTTCCGTCTTTATTCAGGTATTTGTTGATTTGCTCTTGCACAATTCGGTTTTGCACCCAAGTTTTCATATCGGTTTTCATAAAAAGCTCCTACGCATTTTCGCTGAAATATGATAACAAATCGCCGACTTTTGCTGTTTGCAGTTTCATCGTAAGAGCAATTCTTCGCTTTTTGCTGTCCACGTCAAGGATTTTAACAGGAATTTTGTCGCCTACTTGCAAGTCTGGCAATAAATGTTGCGGCACTTCCGAAATATGAACTAATCCGTCGGTTGTTGCGTTTATATCGATAAAAATTCCGAAATCCGTTATGTTTCGTATGCGACCGTTTGCGGTTGAACCAATCGGAATATCTCTCCAAGACGTCCTTTGATGGTGATTTCCGCTCGGTATAGACACGTATTTTGCGCCTATTTTTAATTGTTTTGCAAGTTTTTCGCGGACAAAATAATCCTCGGTCGGATTTTCGCTTTCATATTCGGCAATTAGTTTTTCATTGAGAATTATATCTTCGAGCGAGGCGTTAAGAGAGGCGGCTACTGCTTGCGGCAAGTCAAACATCAGCGGGTGTACAAGCGTTTTTTCCAAAATTGCGCCTGACCTCGGAAAAATGACAAATCCGCTTATGTTCACAAAAAGAACATCGCTAATTCCGCAATTTTCCAAATCAAGTTTGCATTTTATCGCTCCCGAATTTTTCGCTTTTCGCAGGTTTTCGACAGCTTTTTCGTCGGCGCCGAGAGAAAGTAGTAAATAGTCGTTTTTTTCTCCGATTTCTATGCCGTTTTGGAGTTGTAAAACGGTTAAATTTCTATCGACGATTTTCCGCATTTTTTCATCGTTAATGTAATTTACTACGGGGGATTGCGCCAGTGTCTCCAAAATTTGCGGCTCGTAAATAATTGCCGCGGGAGCAAGCAATTTAATTGCCGCTGTATATGCGTTCTGGATATTTTTGTCAAAATCTTTAACCTGTTTTTTTACAAATTCGTTCTTAAGAAGCGGCGAGGGCTTTTTGTTTGCTTCGATTTTTCTGATTGTCGGTTTTTGTTGGAAAGAGTTTGCCGTAATCGAAATTACATCGTTCATAAATTGAGCGTGTTCGGGATTTTCCACAAGAATAAATTCACTTGCCCGCCACTGTTCAAAAACGGTTTTTATTTTAGACGAATTAAACGGTTTTCCGTAATTGCGCACGTCTTCTTGTGAAACGCGAAAGCATTCGCCTGCGTAATTCGCAACTATTATATTTATTGCTTCCGTGCTGTCTTGCGAAATTATTAAAACGTTTTTGCTTACTGTTTTGTTTTTTTGCTCTAACGCTTCTCTGATTTGAGTGGAAAGTGTGCGAGAAACTCTTTCACTTGCCGCATTAAGCAAATCGTCTTTTATTGCGTTTTGCGCCATTGGCGCCAAATATTTGTTCCACGCGTCCACAATCGCTCTGTTTACAATGTTTGCGGAAGACGCGTCGGGAAAGTGCAAAAAATGGTGCTTTAAGAGTTCCAAACCATATAAAACAGGCGCTACAACCGAAAGTTTTATGTCTTTATTCTCGTCGGAATTTTGCAAGAACAGCAAATCTTCGTCCGAAATCGCCGAAAAATTGTGATGTCCGCTGAATTTATCGTATTTTGCACTTTTTTTCTTGCTTGTTATTTCAAAATTTCCGTCGTTTGCAGTTAAGGCTCTTACCAAATATCTTGCGTTGGCGTCGAAAGCGATGCGGTCGGTCAATATTGCAACAACGCCGTCAATTACGTCGTCTGCGCTTTCCAAGCCCTTGGATTTGTCTGCGTATTTTTTAGCCTCGGCGTTTATGTCGCCCGTAAAATCGCCTTCAAACAAGTCGGCAAGGGGCAAAAGTCCGTTTGCTATTGCTGCGCGTCCTTTGGATTGCGAGTTTATTTTGTAGGCGGAAACTATGTCGTCGATTTCGATTTTGGAAATGCTTAAAGAAATATCTTCTTCTTTGTCTTCGTCGTAAATGTTTGCTGATTTCAGCGTTTTTCTTGCTTGTTCACGCAAAGGTTCAAGTTCTTTTTGCAAATCCAAAAAGGCATAGATTTCGGCGATTACGTCAATTCTGCACTCCGCTAATATCGGCAAATATTCCGACAAAAAATATATTGAATCTCCTCTTTCGTATCGGGAACAGATAGATAGCGCCGCGTTAAGAGAAATTCCCCATTTGTCTTCGACTATTCTGGCAAAAAATTGCACGAAACCTCCACTATTACTTTTATGTTTTCTATAATTATCTTAATATACCAAACAATATGCATCCGACAGGGTTCGAACCTGCGACCTTCGGCTTCGGAGACCAACGCTCTAATCCAACTGAGCTACGAATGCAGAAAAAACGGCGCTAACATCGGGTAATATATTATTTTTATGCGTGGTGAAGGTATATTTTGCCGTCATTTTCTTAATTTTTATTGAAAGGCGTAAGTTTTATGATATTCAAAATGTATTTGGAAGCGGTAAAATGGGACGGCGAGGACGCTGAATCTATGCTTATTTTCAGCAATGTCGCAGACGGCGGAAAGTTAAGCGTGGTAATTCCCGAGCCCATAGGTTTTGACCTGAGAACCCTCTTAGAACAGCGCGCTCGAGGGATTGACCCGTATTTCGGGATAAGCGAGCTCATATCGCAGATAGGCGGGAAAGTTCAAAAATTGGTTATCGCTAAGCATCAAAGACCCGGTTCGGGCGAAATGTACTTGGAAACAGAAGGGAAAACGCGTTGTATAGAGCTGTTTTTTGCCGATATTGTGGCAATTTCAATAGTCGAGGATATGCCCATTTATTTTGATGAGTCGGTTTGCCAAAAAAACGAACTTCCGCTTGACAAACGCCTGCTTTTTACGCGCACTTCAAGTTTAACACGGTATTCTTTTGATACTGACGGGCATAAGTAAGGTAAAGGTTTCAAAGAAAAGGGCGGTTGTAAAATCGCCCTTTTTTTATTAAACAGCTTCCGTAAATTTTGTTTTCGGCGCTACATTCAGCGATTTTATACTACCGAACTTTCTGTTTCTTATTGCTTTTTGCAATGCCTCGACATCGACGTGTCCGTTGTTTTTGTCGTCGCCTTCTTTGAACGCGTAGTCGGCTTTTCTGTTTCCGCGGATAAATTTTTGCACGTATGGGTCTTTGGACGAACGAATTTCACCGGGGGTGCCGTCGAAGACTATGTTTCCCTCGTAAATCATAACGATTTTGTCTGCGATTTTATACGCCGACGAAATATCGTGCGTTATGATTATTGATGTCATATTTAAGCGCGCCCGCATATCTAAAATCAGGTCGTTTACCACGTCGGTCATAATGGGGTCAAGTGCGGAAGTCGGCTCGTCGTAAAGCATAATTTCGGGCTCCATAACAATAGCTCTGGCAAGCGCCGCGCGGCTTCGCATACCGCCCGAAAGGTCGGCGGGCATAAGATGTAAAACGTTATTTAAGCCTACAACCGAAATGCTTTTTTCGACTTTTTTGCGGATTTCTTCGTCGGATAAAGTAGTTCTTTCGCGCAGGGCAAAGGAGATATTGTCCTCTATTGTCATAGAGTCGAAGAGCGCCGCGCCCTGAAACAAAAGCCCGAATTTTTGTCGAACTTCGTCGTATTTTGACGAGGGAGTGGTGGGTGAGGCAATTACGTCGCCGTTAAACAGAATTTGCCCGCCGTCGGGGTGCATAAGTCCCATTATGTTTTTCATAAGCACGCTTTTTCCGTGTCCCGATTGTCCGATAATACAGACGACTTCGCCTGCCTGCACTTCAAAGCTGACACCTTTAAGCACGCGCTTGGGTCCAAAATTCTTAACCAAATGCTGTACTCTTAAAACAGGTTCTTTTGTTTTCATTTCGATTTGCCCTTTCTGTTAAAGAAAAATCATTGCCACAACAAAGTTAAACATCAAAATCAATACTGCCGAAAGCATAACCGCTTTGGTTGTCGCTCCGCCTATTCCTTCCGCTCCCTTAACGCATTCCAAACCGAAAAAAGAGCCCGAAAGCGCAATAATCGCTCCGAATATGGCAGTTTTGAAAGTGCCTATAAGCATATCTGGCGCATAGAAAAAGAGGCGAAGCCCTTCGAGGTAAGTAAACATTGTAACGTCTATAAAAAGGTAGGCAATAAATATCGAAGCAAAAAATCCGACCAACTTTGAAAATATTACCAAAACGGGCAACATTACGGCGGCGGCGACAACTTTTGGCAAAATTATGTAGCGAATATGGTCGAGCGAAAGGCAATACATAGCGTCTAATTGCTCGGTGGTGCGCATACTTCCGATTTCGGCGGCAATCGCGGTGGAAATTCTGGACGATACTACAAAACTCGTTATTACGGGGGCGAGTTCGGTGATTAACGCCTTACTTACCGCATAGCCCAAATATCGCATAGGGACAAGCCCCTGCATTTGATAATTTGCTTGTTTTATCGTCTCCATTCCGACGAATGCGCCCGTTACCAAAACGAGCGGGATAGAGCCAATTCCGATAATTCGCATTTGCTTTGTTGTCAGGTCGAAGTTTTGAAAAATCAGCGGGAAACGTGAAAATACTTCCCAAGTTAGCCTGCCGAAACTGGCTATTGCGCCGAAAAACGAAAAAATTCCGTCCATAAAGCCGATTGTTGCGGTTTTTAGCATTAAAACCCTCCTTCGTAATCTTCGTGTTCGTCCGTGTGTCCTCCCGACAGAGGCTCGCAGAATTTTGCAAACTCGGGCAAATATCCGATTACTACCGTGCCTGTAGGTCCGTTTCTTTGCTTAGCTACAATGATTTCCGCCTTGTTTTTTATATTTTTGAATATCCTTTTTTGGTCGTCGTCCATATCTTCTTCTTTTACTTTTTCAAAATAATAACTGTCGCGGTGAATAAAAAGCACTGCGTCGGCGTCTTGTTCGATTGCTCCCGATTCCCGCAAATCCGAGAGGCGCGGCTTGTTTGTTCCTTTTGTTCCGTCGCTTTTTGACGTGCGCGACTGTGCTTTTTCGACTTCGCGGCTGACCTGAGCGAGCGCAACAATGGGCGCTTTCAGTTCTTTGGACAGGTGTTTCAGCGCCTTGGAAACTTGCGATACTTCTTGCTCGCGGTTGTAGGATTTGTTTTCGGTGTGAGAGGTTATTAACTGCAGATAATCAATAATAATGCATCCCAAACCGCCGTGTTCTTTGGCAATGCGCCTGCTTTTTGCGGCTATATCGGTGACTGAAACACTGCCGTCGCAAATGTAAATCGGAAGTTCGTTTATTATTTTTCCTGCGCTTATTACCGATGTCAGTTCTTCGGCGCTTAATCCTCCGCGAATATTGCGCAAATTAACGCTCGACTCCGCCGACAAAAATCTGTGAACAACTTGGTCTGCGGGCATTTCTATGGAGAATATCACAATCGGCTTAACATCTTTAACTTTTGCCATTTCCAAAGCCATCGAAAGTCCCAGCGCCGTTTTACCCATACTCGGTCTTGCTCCGATAACAATGAGTTCGCCGGGGTGAAGTCCCGTCATAGTTTCGTCTAATTCCTGAAAACCCGTGTGAAGTCCTGTGACGCCGTCGCTTTTCATATTGCGCTCTATACCCTTAAAAATTTCGGGCATTATGGTTTTCAGCAAAACGGGGGCATTTTTTTCGCTTTCGCCTTTGGCTATGTCAAAAATTCTTTGCTCCGCCTTGGCAAGCATTTCTTCGGCGTCGGCGCCCGTCTCATAACTTTCGTCTAATATTGTTCCCGAAGTTTTTATGAGCGTGCGCAAGAGCCATTTGTCTTTTATTTCTTTTATGTAATGCTTTACGTTGGTGCCTGTTCCCGTTGTTGTCAGGAGTTCGGACAGATACGCTTCGCC
This Chitinivibrionia bacterium DNA region includes the following protein-coding sequences:
- a CDS encoding S1 RNA-binding domain-containing protein; the protein is MQFFARIVEDKWGISLNAALSICSRYERGDSIYFLSEYLPILAECRIDVIAEIYAFLDLQKELEPLREQARKTLKSANIYDEDKEEDISLSISKIEIDDIVSAYKINSQSKGRAAIANGLLPLADLFEGDFTGDINAEAKKYADKSKGLESADDVIDGVVAILTDRIAFDANARYLVRALTANDGNFEITSKKKSAKYDKFSGHHNFSAISDEDLLFLQNSDENKDIKLSVVAPVLYGLELLKHHFLHFPDASSANIVNRAIVDAWNKYLAPMAQNAIKDDLLNAASERVSRTLSTQIREALEQKNKTVSKNVLIISQDSTEAINIIVANYAGECFRVSQEDVRNYGKPFNSSKIKTVFEQWRASEFILVENPEHAQFMNDVISITANSFQQKPTIRKIEANKKPSPLLKNEFVKKQVKDFDKNIQNAYTAAIKLLAPAAIIYEPQILETLAQSPVVNYINDEKMRKIVDRNLTVLQLQNGIEIGEKNDYLLLSLGADEKAVENLRKAKNSGAIKCKLDLENCGISDVLFVNISGFVIFPRSGAILEKTLVHPLMFDLPQAVAASLNASLEDIILNEKLIAEYESENPTEDYFVREKLAKQLKIGAKYVSIPSGNHHQRTSWRDIPIGSTANGRIRNITDFGIFIDINATTDGLVHISEVPQHLLPDLQVGDKIPVKILDVDSKKRRIALTMKLQTAKVGDLLSYFSENA
- a CDS encoding ABC transporter ATP-binding protein → MKTKEPVLRVQHLVKNFGPKRVLKGVSFEVQAGEVVCIIGQSGHGKSVLMKNIMGLMHPDGGQILFNGDVIASPTTPSSKYDEVRQKFGLLFQGAALFDSMTIEDNISFALRERTTLSDEEIRKKVEKSISVVGLNNVLHLMPADLSGGMRSRAALARAIVMEPEIMLYDEPTSALDPIMTDVVNDLILDMRARLNMTSIIITHDISSAYKIADKIVMIYEGNIVFDGTPGEIRSSKDPYVQKFIRGNRKADYAFKEGDDKNNGHVDVEALQKAIRNRKFGSIKSLNVAPKTKFTEAV
- a CDS encoding ABC transporter permease, which produces MLKTATIGFMDGIFSFFGAIASFGRLTWEVFSRFPLIFQNFDLTTKQMRIIGIGSIPLVLVTGAFVGMETIKQANYQMQGLVPMRYLGYAVSKALITELAPVITSFVVSSRISTAIAAEIGSMRTTEQLDAMYCLSLDHIRYIILPKVVAAAVMLPVLVIFSKLVGFFASIFIAYLFIDVTMFTYLEGLRLFFYAPDMLIGTFKTAIFGAIIALSGSFFGLECVKGAEGIGGATTKAVMLSAVLILMFNFVVAMIFL
- the dnaB gene encoding replicative DNA helicase, coding for MSDNKKEYEYKEKKAKSASLLDDVRVKPQSIELEKCILASALLDEDVHEDVISDIKDMYFFDKRNEIIFRALRKMEEEHKPLDHNLLIEQLKSMGQYEQAGGEAYLSELLTTTGTGTNVKHYIKEIKDKWLLRTLIKTSGTILDESYETGADAEEMLAKAEQRIFDIAKGESEKNAPVLLKTIMPEIFKGIERNMKSDGVTGLHTGFQELDETMTGLHPGELIVIGARPSMGKTALGLSMALEMAKVKDVKPIVIFSIEMPADQVVHRFLSAESSVNLRNIRGGLSAEELTSVISAGKIINELPIYICDGSVSVTDIAAKSRRIAKEHGGLGCIIIDYLQLITSHTENKSYNREQEVSQVSKALKHLSKELKAPIVALAQVSREVEKAQSRTSKSDGTKGTNKPRLSDLRESGAIEQDADAVLFIHRDSYYFEKVKEEDMDDDQKRIFKNIKNKAEIIVAKQRNGPTGTVVIGYLPEFAKFCEPLSGGHTDEHEDYEGGF